From the genome of Solidesulfovibrio carbinolicus, one region includes:
- a CDS encoding glucokinase → MADAAVPAAKHLLAADIGGTSSRFGHFLLAPDGALTLSCQVRLSTQAAASFDELLAALPAAGFDLLPAQAAAAVFAVPGAVVGRRVRFANIAWKLDLDALEARHGLRNSACANDFLAQAHGCRLLGDTAEVVLPGESDPGQVQAVVGAGTGLGHACLAPLPGGGLLVLASEAGQTAMPFVGPEEAAFAASLRQATGEAYARRDTVVTGGGLAHLHRFLTGDALSPGEVGRLLAPDSPTAAWFARFYGRAVRDYALTVVAAGGVYLSGGVAAKNPLLVRHPEFAREFYASPTYGDFLRTVAVQLVRDEDVGLYGAAAMARGLLQA, encoded by the coding sequence ATGGCCGACGCCGCCGTCCCCGCCGCCAAACATCTGCTGGCTGCCGACATTGGCGGCACCTCCAGCCGCTTTGGGCATTTTCTGCTGGCCCCGGACGGCGCACTGACCCTGTCCTGCCAGGTGCGCCTGTCCACCCAGGCGGCGGCGTCTTTTGACGAACTCTTGGCCGCTCTGCCGGCGGCCGGGTTTGATCTTTTGCCGGCCCAGGCGGCGGCCGCTGTTTTCGCCGTGCCCGGGGCGGTGGTGGGACGCCGGGTGCGGTTCGCCAACATCGCCTGGAAGCTTGATCTCGACGCTCTTGAAGCCCGGCATGGCCTGAGAAACAGCGCCTGCGCCAACGATTTTCTGGCCCAGGCCCACGGTTGCCGCCTGCTTGGGGATACGGCCGAGGTGGTGTTGCCCGGCGAGTCGGACCCGGGCCAGGTCCAGGCCGTGGTTGGAGCCGGCACGGGCCTGGGCCATGCCTGCCTGGCCCCGCTGCCCGGCGGCGGCTTGCTGGTCCTGGCTTCCGAGGCCGGCCAGACGGCCATGCCCTTTGTCGGCCCGGAAGAGGCCGCCTTTGCCGCCTCTCTGCGCCAGGCCACCGGCGAGGCCTACGCCCGCCGCGACACCGTGGTGACCGGGGGCGGATTGGCCCATCTGCACCGTTTTCTGACCGGCGACGCCCTTTCCCCGGGCGAGGTCGGGCGGCTTCTCGCCCCGGACAGCCCGACGGCGGCCTGGTTCGCCCGTTTCTACGGCCGGGCCGTGCGCGACTACGCCCTGACCGTGGTGGCCGCCGGCGGCGTCTATTTGAGCGGCGGCGTGGCCGCCAAAAACCCCTTGCTGGTGCGGCATCCCGAATTCGCCCGGGAATTTTACGCCTCCCCCACGTACGGCGATTTTTTGCGCACCGTGGCCGTGCAGCTGGTGCGCGACGAGGACGTGGGCCTCTACGGGGCCGCCGCCATGGCGCGTGGTCTGCTCCAAGCCTGA
- a CDS encoding molybdopterin molybdotransferase MoeA, whose translation MRDGFFRAVSTAEFRDLLHGFAPLGLETVPLGAACRRFLAADVVSGEDLPLASRASMDGYAVRAAEVFGAGESNPGYLDLAMDIPIGVIPEAALPPGHCARIVTGAFLPAGADAVVMVEYAEDLGAGAIEIRRPVAPGDNVMLAGEDARRGETALGAGTRLRPQEIGLLAALGVVDVPVGRMPSVALLSTGDELVPAEATPQPGQIRDVNSHALAAMLAQAGAAATTFPLVPDDLDSIRDALKTAAEGHDLTLLSGGSSVGARDFTLEALKSLGAEVLAHGVAISPGKPTILASLYGKPVIGLPGQVTSAQVVLDVFGLPLLAHLAGDKAAFDRAPRTFPALLSRNVASKQGREDHVRVRLEHRPGELPLAHPVLGKSGLLKTLLMADGLIVIPADLEGLAGQAVVAVRPI comes from the coding sequence ATGCGCGACGGTTTTTTTCGGGCCGTGTCCACGGCCGAATTTCGGGATCTTCTCCACGGCTTTGCCCCCCTTGGCCTGGAGACCGTGCCCCTTGGCGCGGCCTGCCGCCGGTTTTTGGCCGCCGACGTCGTCTCCGGCGAGGACCTGCCCCTGGCCAGCCGGGCTTCCATGGACGGCTACGCCGTGCGGGCGGCCGAGGTTTTCGGGGCCGGCGAGTCCAACCCTGGCTACCTTGACTTGGCCATGGACATCCCCATCGGCGTCATCCCGGAGGCGGCCTTGCCGCCCGGACATTGCGCCCGCATCGTCACCGGCGCGTTTTTGCCGGCCGGGGCCGACGCCGTGGTCATGGTGGAATACGCCGAGGACCTGGGGGCGGGAGCCATTGAGATTCGCCGTCCCGTGGCCCCGGGCGACAACGTGATGCTGGCCGGCGAGGACGCCCGGCGCGGCGAGACGGCCCTTGGGGCCGGCACGCGCCTGCGCCCCCAGGAGATCGGGCTGTTGGCCGCCCTGGGCGTGGTTGACGTGCCCGTGGGCAGGATGCCCTCGGTGGCCCTGCTCTCCACCGGCGACGAACTCGTGCCGGCCGAGGCCACGCCGCAACCAGGCCAGATCCGCGACGTCAACAGCCACGCCCTGGCCGCCATGCTGGCCCAGGCCGGAGCCGCAGCCACAACCTTTCCCCTGGTGCCCGACGACCTCGATTCCATCCGGGACGCCCTCAAAACCGCGGCCGAGGGCCACGACCTGACCCTGCTTTCGGGCGGCAGTTCGGTTGGCGCGCGCGATTTCACCCTGGAGGCCTTAAAAAGCCTTGGCGCGGAGGTCCTGGCCCACGGCGTGGCCATCAGCCCGGGCAAGCCGACCATCCTGGCCAGCCTTTACGGCAAGCCGGTCATCGGCCTGCCCGGTCAGGTAACCTCGGCCCAGGTGGTGCTGGACGTCTTCGGGCTGCCGCTGCTGGCCCATCTGGCCGGCGACAAAGCCGCCTTCGACCGCGCCCCGCGCACCTTCCCGGCGCTTTTGTCGCGCAACGTGGCTTCCAAGCAGGGCCGCGAGGACCATGTCCGGGTGCGCCTGGAGCACCGCCCGGGCGAGCTGCCCCTGGCCCATCCGGTGCTCGGCAAGTCCGGGTTGCTCAAGACCCTGCTCATGGCCGACGGCCTCATCGTCATTCCGGCCGACCTCGAAGGCCTGGCCGGCCAGGCCGTGGTGGCGGTGCGGCCTATTTAA
- a CDS encoding MdtA/MuxA family multidrug efflux RND transporter periplasmic adaptor subunit: MTIRHDGPRPRRPLRWLLMGLAAIVVVGFFWRQYGGDGLAQPGGPPPGGPGGMGPQVVSVTTSPARVGTAAVTLSGIGTVTPLRTVTVKSRVDGELMEVLFEEGQLVKEGQLLARIDPRSYAAQLDQYQGQLAKDTALLENAKADLTRYDNLSKKDMVAGQTRDTQASLVRQYEAAIRTDKGLIDNAKLQIEYSRISAPVTGRVGLRKVDAGNMIKAADSTGLCVITQVSPISVLFTLPEDQLPQVATRLRAGEKLPVTAYDRTMTKALAKGTLATLDNQIDTATGTVKLRAIFDNADEALFPNQFVNAELLLEERGGVLLVPAAAVQRGPKGARAYVVDASGVAASRPVTVGLAVGQDVVIESGLAAGEVVVVEGADRLRDGAKVEARNAGGAVAAKP, from the coding sequence ATGACGATACGACATGATGGACCACGGCCGCGCCGGCCCTTGCGCTGGCTGCTCATGGGGTTGGCGGCAATAGTCGTGGTCGGGTTTTTTTGGCGGCAATACGGCGGCGACGGTCTGGCCCAGCCGGGCGGGCCACCGCCGGGCGGACCTGGCGGCATGGGGCCGCAAGTGGTCTCGGTGACCACCTCGCCGGCCCGGGTCGGCACGGCGGCGGTGACGCTTTCGGGCATCGGCACGGTGACGCCGCTGCGCACGGTGACGGTCAAGAGCCGGGTGGACGGCGAGCTCATGGAAGTGCTCTTTGAGGAAGGCCAGCTCGTCAAGGAAGGCCAGCTCCTGGCTCGCATCGATCCGCGTTCCTACGCCGCCCAGCTCGACCAGTACCAGGGCCAGTTGGCCAAGGACACGGCACTGCTGGAAAACGCCAAGGCCGACCTCACGCGCTACGACAACCTGTCCAAAAAAGACATGGTGGCCGGCCAGACCCGGGACACCCAGGCCTCGCTGGTGCGCCAATACGAGGCGGCCATCCGCACGGACAAGGGACTTATCGACAACGCCAAGCTGCAAATCGAATACAGCCGCATCAGCGCGCCGGTGACCGGCCGGGTGGGGCTGCGCAAGGTCGACGCCGGCAACATGATCAAGGCGGCCGATTCCACCGGCCTGTGCGTCATCACCCAGGTGTCGCCCATCAGCGTACTCTTTACCCTGCCCGAGGACCAGCTGCCCCAGGTGGCCACGCGGCTTCGGGCCGGCGAGAAGCTGCCGGTCACGGCCTATGACCGCACCATGACCAAGGCTCTGGCCAAGGGAACCCTCGCCACCCTCGACAACCAGATCGACACGGCCACCGGCACGGTGAAGCTGCGGGCGATCTTCGACAACGCCGACGAGGCGCTTTTCCCCAACCAGTTCGTCAACGCCGAGCTGTTGCTGGAAGAGCGGGGCGGCGTGCTCCTCGTGCCGGCGGCGGCGGTGCAGCGCGGCCCCAAGGGGGCCAGGGCCTATGTGGTCGATGCGTCCGGCGTGGCCGCCTCGCGCCCGGTGACCGTGGGCTTGGCCGTGGGCCAGGACGTGGTCATCGAGTCGGGGCTGGCGGCCGGCGAGGTTGTGGTGGTGGAGGGGGCCGACCGGCTGCGCGACGGAGCCAAGGTGGAGGCGCGCAACGCCGGCGGAGCGGTGGCCGCCAAGCCATGA
- a CDS encoding LysE family translocator yields the protein MADLASAALAGAAMGLSAGFAPGPLLSLVLSQTLAHGPREGVKVALAPILTDTPIILATWLLLSRLTGTPAVLGVVALAGAALLCRYAYDCFQAPPPDAGDPAKAPRSVLRGVAANFSNPHPYLFWATVGVPYLLEAARSGPAGPIAYLATFYVCIVGAKILAAGLAGRFRRFLSSRGYRLFMAALGASLLYFAWGFVRQGLSLLGLAS from the coding sequence ATGGCCGACCTCGCAAGCGCCGCCCTGGCCGGGGCGGCCATGGGGCTTTCCGCCGGGTTCGCCCCGGGGCCCTTGCTGTCCCTGGTGCTGTCCCAGACCCTGGCCCATGGCCCCCGCGAGGGCGTCAAGGTGGCCCTGGCTCCCATCCTCACCGACACGCCCATTATCCTGGCCACCTGGCTGCTGCTCTCGCGCCTCACAGGCACGCCGGCCGTCCTTGGCGTCGTCGCCCTGGCCGGGGCGGCGCTGCTGTGCCGCTACGCCTATGACTGCTTCCAGGCCCCGCCCCCGGACGCCGGCGATCCGGCCAAGGCCCCGCGCTCGGTGTTGCGCGGCGTGGCCGCCAATTTTTCCAATCCCCACCCCTACCTGTTCTGGGCCACCGTGGGCGTGCCCTACCTCCTGGAAGCGGCCCGTTCCGGCCCGGCCGGCCCCATCGCCTATCTGGCCACCTTCTACGTCTGCATCGTCGGGGCCAAAATCCTGGCCGCCGGGCTGGCCGGACGCTTCCGGCGGTTCTTGTCCAGCCGCGGCTACCGGCTGTTCATGGCCGCGCTGGGAGCCTCGCTGCTCTACTTTGCCTGGGGATTCGTCAGGCAGGGACTCTCCCTGCTGGGCCTCGCCAGCTAA
- a CDS encoding recombination-associated protein RdgC: protein MGLLAASGGFTRYRIVGEVNKQALREAPDRLKKYAFVDIDNTADERSFGWTSFEDYLDTEWRGSPPEKGHYLAFALRLDTRRISPAVFKKHLRLAIDHEKEQMKDEGKVFVSKDRKKEIAERVKLSLMSRALPIPAVFEIVWNTIDQVIWLCTTNGKIQELFEDNFTATFEMHLEPQTPAYLAERIVGVEKGLAIEHLEPSQFGG, encoded by the coding sequence TTGGGACTTTTAGCCGCCAGCGGCGGGTTCACCCGCTACCGCATCGTGGGCGAAGTGAACAAGCAGGCCCTGCGCGAAGCGCCGGACCGGCTCAAGAAATACGCCTTCGTGGACATCGACAACACCGCCGACGAACGCTCCTTCGGCTGGACCTCCTTCGAGGACTACCTCGATACCGAATGGCGCGGCTCGCCGCCGGAAAAAGGCCACTACCTGGCCTTTGCCCTGCGCCTGGACACCCGGCGCATCTCCCCGGCCGTGTTCAAGAAACACCTGCGCCTGGCCATTGACCACGAAAAGGAACAGATGAAGGACGAAGGCAAGGTCTTCGTCTCCAAGGACCGCAAAAAGGAAATCGCCGAGCGCGTCAAACTGTCCCTCATGTCCCGCGCCCTGCCCATCCCCGCCGTCTTTGAAATCGTCTGGAACACCATCGACCAGGTCATCTGGCTGTGCACCACCAACGGCAAGATCCAGGAACTCTTCGAAGACAACTTCACCGCCACCTTCGAAATGCACCTGGAACCCCAGACCCCGGCCTACCTGGCCGAACGCATCGTCGGCGTGGAAAAAGGCCTGGCCATCGAACACCTCGAACCCAGCCAGTTCGGCGGTTAA
- a CDS encoding carbon-nitrogen hydrolase, with protein MAAPFTIGLIQMAPATTVAASLEKAAERIEAAAKAGAQVICLPELFATPYFCRNQDHDAFDLAEPIPGPTTNAMAEAAKAHKVVVVAPLYERRGPGCYQNSLAVLGPDGDHLGVYRKMHIPHDPGFEEKFYFAPGDLGFKTFQTPFGPIGTLICWDQWFPEAARATALLGASVIFYPTAIGWHPSEKAEYGERQRDSWITIQRSHAIANGLYVAAVNRVGSEGSGEGYGETLEFWGSSFVADPSGQMIAQAGIVTEDILLAEINPQTIETTRRHWPFLRDRRIDAYGGLGKLYGQ; from the coding sequence ATGGCCGCGCCCTTCACCATCGGCCTTATCCAGATGGCCCCGGCCACGACCGTAGCCGCCTCCCTCGAAAAAGCCGCCGAGCGCATCGAGGCGGCGGCCAAGGCCGGCGCGCAGGTGATCTGCCTGCCCGAACTCTTTGCCACGCCGTATTTTTGCCGCAACCAGGACCACGACGCCTTCGATCTGGCCGAACCCATCCCCGGCCCGACCACAAACGCCATGGCCGAGGCGGCCAAGGCCCACAAGGTGGTCGTGGTGGCCCCGCTCTACGAACGGCGCGGCCCGGGCTGCTACCAGAATTCCCTGGCCGTGCTCGGCCCGGACGGCGACCATCTCGGCGTCTACCGCAAAATGCACATCCCCCACGATCCGGGTTTCGAGGAGAAGTTCTACTTCGCCCCCGGCGACCTGGGTTTTAAGACTTTCCAAACGCCCTTTGGCCCCATCGGCACGCTAATCTGCTGGGACCAGTGGTTCCCCGAGGCGGCCCGGGCCACGGCGCTTCTTGGCGCGTCGGTCATCTTCTACCCCACGGCCATCGGCTGGCACCCGTCGGAAAAGGCCGAATACGGCGAGCGCCAGCGCGACAGCTGGATCACCATCCAGCGCAGCCACGCCATCGCCAACGGCCTGTACGTGGCCGCCGTCAACAGGGTCGGCAGCGAAGGCTCGGGCGAAGGCTACGGCGAAACCCTGGAATTCTGGGGCTCGTCCTTTGTGGCCGATCCCTCGGGGCAAATGATCGCCCAGGCCGGCATCGTCACCGAAGACATCCTGCTGGCCGAAATCAACCCCCAAACCATCGAAACCACCCGCCGCCACTGGCCGTTTCTGCGCGACCGCCGCATCGACGCCTACGGCGGCCTGGGCAAGTTGTACGGCCAGTAG